In Planococcus citri chromosome 4, ihPlaCitr1.1, whole genome shotgun sequence, the genomic window aaaattaatgtaattCAATCTTTCTTCACAGGTCCAGATTCCGTTCACTATGACGCCTCAGTTCTCACCCTTTTGCTTCTGAATCCGAACATTAAAACTTTATGGAATAAACGAAGAACATTCGTTTCAAGCGGAAAATCCAGTGTAGATTTCGAACTAAACTTTATCAAGTTAGTGCTAAGTTTCAAACCAAAATCTCAAGACGCTTTAAACTATCGAAAATGGTTACTCAAATTCCATCATCTCATCACCTAccaaaatttcgtacaaaaagATCTACCTCTCATATTAGACGCTGCCAGTCGTCACACAAATAACCACGTAGCATGGGATTATGGAATCTGGTACCTTAACTCGGTCGATACTCAAACCTTAGCCAAACTTTGTATAATGTTATGGGACGAAACAGCGACTTGGATCAATACCAACGTCTCCGATTATAGTGCTCTTCATTTCCGTCAATTTTTAATCGAGAAATTAACCGATAAAGATCTCTTGCCACTGATCGACTAcagttttaagaaaaaaaccatGTTGGCGGGTTTAGAATTCGCCGGTTCGGTTTTAAAAGTATCTGACGAGGATGTAATCGTCGAAGTATGTCAAAAATTCGAAACACCGGACTACGGTGGTTTTTATTTATTGGGTATACTTttagttgattttgaaattaatgaaaaattgatctctTTTTACGTTGATCATGAAGCTTTGTGGAATCACAGACGTTTTTTATGCTACCATTTTCATCGAGTTTTACCTACAGCACTAAGTGATAAAAGTAAACGATTATTTTCTACTTTGGTTAGGGAAATTGTCAACATGAATGCTGAATTTTCCTATATTAATGAGTCCAATTTAtttgagtttttgtttttaaaaattcatcgtggTTTTTTAGATAAGTGTCAGAATGTTGAAACTGAAAGTGGTCGTTATTCTGTGAAATATATCGAATggttaaaaaaatgtagaatattaaATCTCTCGGATGATGGTGATTTTCGTAATCCTAGTGAGCGATAATAATGAAAGTATGAGATGTGTCAGATGTTGATTAAAATTGTATGATCAATAATTTCATGATGTCTGCAATATCTACGAATGACGTTGGTACGTTAAATTCTCATCACAGAACTGATTACGTTACTTAAGTATGGATAATTAtacatgtgaaaaaatatagTGTTTTAAAAGCAtgcgaatcaataaaatttcatcttgcGTCGGTACtttcaaacaaatattttttttgttttttgttgttgctttttaaaataaaaaacaatgtttgatGTTGtccaacataaattttttttatcaattggaaaattatttgtacacaAATATCACTAATACATCAACTAGAACttaattcaaacaaaatacttTCATTTAAAATGCTTAATAAATAACGATATATTTTTATAGGAATAATTTGTGtactcaaaatatgaaaaatgatcagaaaCAACTGgtgcattgaaaaatatttagatTTGCTgcttaaaaataaatatcacgATGATACAactgcatcaaaattttcaacaaatccaaaaataaacagtATCATACGATCAACGAATAAATTTCATTCAGGTGATACAttctaataaattaaatttcattcttGTATAATGAAGCTTCGGACCTGCAGTGAATCATAACTTTGATGGCATTTCCAGCTCCAGTATGAGCTGTATTGAAAGCTTTGACAACTTCTTCCATTTTATAGTTATGTGTTATCAGTCTTTTGACGTTCACTTTACCAGTGGCAACCATTGCAAGAGCTGATTCGTAGCTAGGAAAATAATTGCATTCATTAAGTGACACATGATTTGAATAATAAACACATCCATTAAAAATGGTTAAGAGAGAAAATCCTTACTCGTTGGCATATCTGAAACATCCTTTAATATCTACTTCTTTGCATAAACCTGATATTAGAGGTATTTTAACTTCTGCAGCTCCCATACCAACGACTACCAATGTACCACCGGGTTTCGTGACCTGTAACCATTACCAAATAATTATCTATTATGGTGTACCAATTTACAGATATAAGGTACATATAcataggtaaatttaaaaaaaaaaagtcggaaTCTTATACATTcgtattttttgacataaagaCTGAGATGTATGAAAATGTACCCTACCTTTAAACCTAATTTAATAGTTGTTTCGAATCCGGAACAATCGATGGTAATGCTTGGCATATCTTCTAATAATTCTGTGATCACTTCTGATAAATGTTCTTCTGAATCATCTGGTTTTACCACAACTGTATAGTCTGCTCCCAGTTCTTTGGCTACTTCCAGCCTACTTTCGATGATATCTAAAACAAAATGAGCTTATTAGGTAGGGATCAGCTTGCGATatcaatgatatttttcaaaattttatgctcaaaacaaaaatcaaacgcctattattaaaaaaaaaaaaaaaaatgaaaaaacattttttaaattcgtacttagtttaaaaaaatgaagaccatcatttcaaaatttgaccaacaATGACCTAATTTTTCGATGAAACGtgtttccatttttatcaaagcatTGCGGATAATTTATCATGTGTAGTTGAAGAAGCTAGGGTCAAATAGTATTCAAGTTATGTTCTCAGGTCAAAGTTTACCGTACTCGCCAGATGAACTCGTGCTTTGAAATAAATCGACCTCAACTAACggctttatttattttaaatttttataatgatgaaattttgcatcaGGTGAATAAGTAAACGTTAAAATTAAGCAAATCGCATTCTTCAATGAAAATCTAATCTAGCTCGTCTTCTCTTCTCCCTCTCTAATAAGAGATAATAAGGTGCTTTAAataattgaagagtgatattccgaaactcgctttgtccatttttatcaaagttgggttttcagtggtacctggtagatgaagtattaactcacattcctacatcatcaacctcctatatagccaattcactaaaaatttaaaaaaaaataattttccaaaacgtgcattgtccatttttattgaaatttttttcagcagtatttagtggatgaaatgtatacctacactcctacatcataaatccatccaaataaagtgctaaactcgcctaaaaagccaatttacccgtttaaagggaaaccgtttttcctctctcctgaaaagttgtgaaaatggacaaagcgaccaaagcgagttttggaatatcactcttcaattagtattttcttttcttcatttctcaacaaaaaattacGCTTTTCCAACCAATTTTTGTTTGTGTGAGTATTTAGGTActtgttttttttgataataatttgattattctagaaaattttatgggatgtttttctttttctagaaTAGTTGAATTACCAGCTAGTAGACCTTCTATTGCAGAGCTGTAAAATGACATCAGCAGATTTAGACAATTCtgcattttttcagaaagattgaaatttttaaaagtttgtttggtattaaaaaaaaaataatttgttttttttaaaacaattttttgaaattacgtatgttcaaaattttcaagcatatTTCAGATGCTagattgcatttttcgatttttggttagttttgaaaatcattagagccaaaaatgtggaaaatcaaaattacacaaaattgacccagaaagctgaaagttggtAATGTACCCATTTACCCAATTTTCAACCTCttgaatcgattagaaacgacGGAGTACacaacaaatttcagctttctaattcgattaggtaaatttttattttttcccatttttgaccaaaatttgattttttaaaattgaccaaaaatcgaaaaatgcattcagTACGAAATTTTTGTTAGTgataacttttttcatgttctttcgatttagctttgctCCTTGTCCGCTTCAAAAATCTGTCTGCCAATTGAGAGCCTACTTCCCTTGTATAAACAAATTTTCGATAATGACCAAAGTCTCAAGCACCTGTTGGCTTTTATGCCTTATgcctaattaatttttcatcattttttatttcaattgatTACGATAAATTATTTACTGAAGCGATTTTCAACACGTCATTCATGCttttgagtacctatatttttttttttataaagtggGTAGAAacaatagataggtaggtaggtacctaatcaaaatatCTCCATTGACAAGTTTAAGCCTTGTCATTACACAAATACAGTTACACAACAATTATTAATAATCGTTCTTCAACCATGCTTACCTGTAATAACAACTTTAGAAGCTCCCATTGCTTTAGCAGTAAGCAATGTCACCAAACCAATCGGACCGCAGCCTAAAATCAAAACTGTAGAACCAACTTGAACATTTCCTCTTCTACAAGCGTGCACGCCCACGGATAAAGGCTCCAAAAGGGCACCCTCTTCTAATGATACGTTATCTGGTAATCTATAAAACATTTACACATTAATTAGAGACAAgcaaaaaatgtattgaatCTTATTTACAGGATTTTCCCTTCTCTATAAGATCcactacttaattttttaattatttgaacaaaattcaatttcaatagaTAGGTAATTACCTACCAACAATATTCGAATCGGGGATTGAAATATCTATCTtagatttgaaggttttttttattttatttttaggtgaAATGATAAGAGTGATTTACAGAggatgtttttttattcattaagcTCTTCAATCTTCATTACACACAGGaagaagtacatacctattgaCTCCGTGTAAATTCGCTATCCTGCAAAGTCACTTTCTATGTAGGTATCGCTATCAatagatttaaaaataaattctcgCCAAAGTTGAAGTCAAGCAATGAAGCGACGCCTTTCATCtgcgataaattttttcaatctaattaAAGGTTTTTTCACCCACTCAAAATCGTACCTTCATTACTTCATTAGTAATCGATAGCTATAAATTAAGGCGTGATTAACAAACACCCTTTTTTATCTTATCGAGACAgaaattcaattgattttttcgatgtATTTTATACACTATGTAATATACGAGTATCAGACCACGTGAAATGAATTCCCTATATCGATTACGGATATTTCTTTTTCATAAATGCAAGAAAGAAATTCGCGTACACGACGCGACGATGTTGGTTTGACTTTCacgtgggtaattttttttgtagtaattGTCTACGATATGCTTTAATAACTATACCTTCATGGCTGTTGATAtgtaatttatgattttttaaccACGATGGTAAACTTGACCGGTGACCTTACACATTTGCTTACTTGTACTTTCTTATCTCGTTGACAAAAAAGTACAAGGTATGTCTTAAAAACtaacatataaaatgatttACTTGTAACAGAAATCTGCTGGGTGGACGTAGTAGCGTCCCATGTTACCATGATGGGGTGGTGTGGCACAGAAGACGATGTCGGGGCACAAGTTGTATTGGCCTTTTTTACAATATAAGCATCTTCGGCAGGGTACACCGGGTTCGATGGCTACTCTAtcacctattgaaaaaaatagtgcaAATAAGTAATGTATTTGATGCCACTATGATTTACTTACAAGAATGTTCAAAatctaatttgaaaatacgagtacctatatattttttaaaaatacttagtCATTTACCTGCTTTAAGATGTCTGATTTTGCTTCCTACTTTTACAACAATACCACTGGATTCGTGCCCCATGACCATCGGTTCTTTCACAATGAAATCAGCAATTCGACCTCTCTTCCAGTAGTGGAGATCGGAACCACAAATACCCACGCAGCACATTTCCAACAAAGCATCTATTGACAAATAAAACATTCAGCACTGGTCTTGTACCTTGGAATAGTTCAACAGGGTatctaaaaaaatgatgtcgccatttttcgattttttttaggagagAGGGGGGAATACTCGAATGGAAAAACAGTCCACAAAAATAACGAGTATGGGGTAAAACAACTCGATAGGTACAGAATTCCAGAAAATAACGAATCAAATcgcgaataataattttaatcatCTTTTAATAACTTTAGTTTTTTCCAAtcctttgagaaaaatattttcctcctggcgcacaagccctttgctttattttttgaaaaaaaaatcatctccagGTACTTTGAGAGACAATCATAgatttagtttttaatttcaatttcgaatttataACAACCACTCAAATATTCGTCCAACATCAATTTTGGATCGtttttaacatgaaaaaatattcgaaaaaaatctttggTGAATGACGTCAGAAAAccgtggaaaaaatttccagtatcTTAACATTCTTATTTT contains:
- the LOC135845906 gene encoding sorbitol dehydrogenase-like, yielding MAAEIKHNLSAVLYDIDNIQLEHRDIPEVGDYDALLEMCCVGICGSDLHYWKRGRIADFIVKEPMVMGHESSGIVVKVGSKIRHLKAGDRVAIEPGVPCRRCLYCKKGQYNLCPDIVFCATPPHHGNMGRYYVHPADFCYKLPDNVSLEEGALLEPLSVGVHACRRGNVQVGSTVLILGCGPIGLVTLLTAKAMGASKVVITDIIESRLEVAKELGADYTVVVKPDDSEEHLSEVITELLEDMPSITIDCSGFETTIKLGLKVTKPGGTLVVVGMGAAEVKIPLISGLCKEVDIKGCFRYANDYESALAMVATGKVNVKRLITHNYKMEEVVKAFNTAHTGAGNAIKVMIHCRSEASLYKNEI
- the LOC135845905 gene encoding protein prenyltransferase alpha subunit repeat-containing protein 1-like; protein product: MPLNYPQVVSKILDHLQDHKLKTFDIIFQPEEIDTSPVLCVEHNLGIESWCVKNLYLQAYDTVFKHPGPDSVHYDASVLTLLLLNPNIKTLWNKRRTFVSSGKSSVDFELNFIKLVLSFKPKSQDALNYRKWLLKFHHLITYQNFVQKDLPLILDAASRHTNNHVAWDYGIWYLNSVDTQTLAKLCIMLWDETATWINTNVSDYSALHFRQFLIEKLTDKDLLPLIDYSFKKKTMLAGLEFAGSVLKVSDEDVIVEVCQKFETPDYGGFYLLGILLVDFEINEKLISFYVDHEALWNHRRFLCYHFHRVLPTALSDKSKRLFSTLVREIVNMNAEFSYINESNLFEFLFLKIHRGFLDKCQNVETESGRYSVKYIEWLKKCRILNLSDDGDFRNPSER